ataaataaaaaaaaaaaaaaaaaaaaaaaaaaaaaaaaaaaaaaaagtaaatttgaaCCTAAAAGCGTGCATAAATTTATTGGATGTTTTATACGGTGCACTCAATGTATCCGTGCCTGCTCCAAGAAGAGAAGACCGTTTTGGTTCTAAGAGATTTGGTTCCATCTGTCTGCGGATGCACGCTCTTTAATCCTCTGAGCTACAGGCCCTACCAATCTCTTGTATATCTGTTACCGGGAGTACCCTAAAAAAAGAATTGATCTTCTTCCCAACCATTTCGGATTAAGATGTGACAGGGCTCAGTAGGCTTAGAAGGTAACTAATGGCCACTTAGAGTTCTTGTCGCCTGTTGTTTTCAACTTTAGAGGATGGTTGCACGAGGTAGAATCCTCTTTTGGAGGTATGTTTTCATTTGTTGAGTTTTTAAACAGTTTCCTAAGTTGAGGCAAAATCAAGAATCTCGATGCGGTAATTGTTTGATATAAAAAAGAAGAGATATCAAGTGACAATTGATACTTGAGATTGTTAAGAACGATAAgacaataaacaaaaacaaaaagtggaATCAATCATACATGACAAAAACATTTACATGGTTCCGCAATGTTCTTATGTCCACGGAGCTACAGTGgatttgattttagatgataaCCAAAGGTATAGTGTGGCGGCCTTTCAAAGGAATAATGCAATATATAGCAAACCCTAATCAGTAGGTCGGACTGATTCAAGAGCCAAAagtcaaaaatttgaaaatccaCCAAAAAAAGGCAAAGGATCCTTGTCGTCTAGTATCAACCGGGCCGCCACAAACAGAATCAGGCTCCAAACAAAGAAGCCCAAcagaattttcatcaaaataAGAATGCATGGGTAGGCAAGAAAAAGGATCAGTTATTACTTCTATTCGAGTGCAATTGTCCtctccccaccccccccccccccccccggggcaccaccaaacataaaaaaaagaagcccaacagaattttcatcaaaataAGAATGCATGGGTAGGCCCAGAAAAATGCCTCAGTTATTACCTCTATCCAAGTGTAGTTGTCACCCCACCCCAAGTTACATCCTCACTTCTCACTACTTGTGAGTCATAGATTGTTTTTATTATGAAATCTGATTAATAATGGCAAATAGTATACatactcccccccccccccccccctctctctctccatacaTCCATGGGTGACCATTTCTAGTGTTTTACACTGGATTCTTCATCCCCTTAGCTTGGGTCTATTACAGTCTTTAGTTTAAGATGGGTTACACTAAACATGTATTCATAGAaactaaagtttttattttagcaTTAGAGGGAACGAACTTCTTTCGTATTACAGAAAGAAGTAGAAAGGTGACGAAGGAGTTGGTCTTCAGTCTTTCTTGTGCTTGTTGGATGGCcaacatggtggaagattgctATCTTTCGGAGGGGAGAAAGGATTTCTTCAAGTCTTTTCGGGTTGGTTCTTTCACTGTAGTTGCCCATCGAAGATCTAATGCCTTTGGACAATACTTGGAAGTTACGGAATATGGTGGTAATGGCCGTCGAGGCGTGCTGGTGTTTCCAGCAAGGAGGGAAGGACATGGGTGGAAAACTTTATCCATGGAGCTAAAGCATGCTTTGGCAAGATTTTCCAAGGCTCCAGTGGTGGTTCAGGGTGGTGGGATGGGGAAAGAGGTGGAAGGGCAAACCAGGACCTATGTTGAGGCTGCTGGGGGAGGTAAAGTAGGTAGTAGGGTGGCGGTGCAGGGTGGCAAGGTGTAGGTTTTGAATTCACAtaatgaagagaaagaaaaaataagtgGGTTGTAGGAGAGTGTCATATGGCAGGGAGAGTTGGTCGAGGAGGAGTCACTGATTTAGGTGAAGTTAGTCTGCCCGAGACCTATGTAGGGGAAAGGGAACGGCAGAAGTTACTCTTTGGGATGAAGGAGGAACTGGCTGGTGTGAAGGAGGAATTAGCTGGGGTGAAGAAGGCAATTGAATCACTTATAGGAAAGGTGGATTGGGATTTAATTTCTAGAAGGGGTTTGGGTCTGAGAAGTAAAGGCACTGGGGCAAAGCCGAAACCCAGGGTGGATAAAGGCAAAACCAAGATGGGTGTGGACTTGGGCCGGTCACGCTAAGCCACCCAAAGTGGAAATGGAGACTTAAGAAGAATGGGCCAGCCCTGGAGAAGGGATCCGCGCCCGAGAAGGAGGCCCATGGGTTGTTGGCCCAAAAACAACCCTTCGGCAGTGAGGAGCTGAGTTCATCCCCGCCAATGATGACACATCAACGATGGCAGCCCATTGCTGGTAGCTTGTTGTCGGCAACGTCAGAGGCTTCCCTTAGTGGCTATGTCGTCAGCAGCCTTGTGATTGAAGTGCATCGGCGACCTAAGGAGGCCTCGCAGCTGGATCCGTCATCCTCTGGAGGATCTCTGCCAACGGGGCGGCACAGAAAGGGGCGACGGTCAGGTCTGGGCTGCCTCCTTCCATCATGGTGGTGATGGCGACGTTGCCGGCGTCGGAATCTCCAAAACAAGGGCTGGTTCGCACAGAGGATATGACGTAGGAGCAGCAGGGTTGGCTAGCAACCTGTGAGGATCCACAAAACATGCCGACGGTGCTATCTAGGCTGCCGGAATTATGCTCCGATACTCAGAAGCCGGCAAGTtcattgaaatttgttttagAAGCCAAAAAACCCTTCTCGTTGGCTGGCAACTGTACGGAAACCATGGATAACCCAGAGGAAGTTGTAAAGGAAGGGGTTATGGTAATATGTGAGCTTCCAAGTGGAATGGAGATGATGGAGGAAATGGGGGAGGATACAGTGAAAAGCAGCTGTTGTGTTGAGGGGACAAAACTGACTCCCTTGAACTCGTTCCATCCGAGGGGGTTAGAGTGGGTAATTCAGACTGCTTTGGAACTTAAACATATTGTTGGGATTAAATGCGTGGGTTCGAAGATGAATTTCTGGCACTTCTCACAGCTATGGAAGCTAGTCATTCACAAGCCACAGACGATCCCTCATTTGAtctggaaaagaaaaaggaaagagaactCAAGAGGCTTATGTGGGCAATGAACGATGAGGGAGGGGAACGGAGCTGTAGCCGAGGACGTTCCAAGAGAAGGGCAGCGAGAGTTCCGATATgaaaccaaaaatcatttcttggaACGTAAGGGGGTTGAATGAGCAGGCCAAACGGCTCCAAGTTCGAAACTTCTTCAATGGCAAGGTGATATCATTTGCTTACTAGAGACCAAACTAGAATTAATTACATGGCAATTAGTCCGAAGTCTGTGGAGAGGACATGATGTTGGGTGGTCATATTGTGGAGGCATCCAAGGAGGTAGaaggtattttaaatttgaaaatatgtggctaaAATCTAATGGTTTTGTAGACAGGGTCAGACAATGGTGGTCCTCTTATGAGTTCCAAGGATCTCCAAGCTTCATATTGGCAAGAAAATTGAAAGCGCTGAAACAAGATTTGAAGTTATGGAATGAACAAGTGTTTGGCAATGTGCTTTCACAGCAACGATCCATTCTGGAGGAATTACATGGCCTGGAGGGCGAGGAGGAGGCAAGATCTCTCACTGAAGCTGAAAAAATCCGCAAGAGTCAAGCAGTCACATATCTTGAACGAGCTTTATTGATGGAGGAGATATCTTGGAGATAGAAATGCAGAGCACTATGGCTTAAGGAAGGGGACAGGTGCACGAAGTTCTTTCATAGGGTGGCTAATTCACATTGGAGGAATAACACCATCGATACATTGATGGTGGATGGAGTAGTCTCTTCGGATTAAGCAAGTATCAAGGACCACATTGCACAGTATTATGAACACTTACTAGCCAAACAACAACAATGGAGACCTACAGTAGATGGGTTGTCTTTCTCAGCAATAGATCAATAGTCTATAGAGCGGCTTGAGAGACCATTTGATGAAGAAGAAGTACACAAAGTTGTCCGAGGAATGGCTAGTGATAAGGCCCCAGGTCCTGTTGGTTTGACCATGGGctttttccaaacttgttgggaggGGATCAAGGGAGACCTCATGCGGGTGTTTCAAGAATTCTATAATTATGCTAGTTTCGAAAAAAGTCTCAACGCCACTTTTATAGCACTAATCCCAAAAAAAGGTGGGGTCAACAGATGTTCGAGACTATCGTCCTATTAGCTTGGTAGCTGGGGTCTACAAGATTATTTCCTAAGTACTAGCGAACCAATTGAGTACGGTAATGGAGAGATTAATCTCAAAACCACAAAATGCATTTGTCAAAGGTCGACAAATTCTAGATTCGGTTCTTATTGCAAACGAATTGCTAGATGGACAACTCAAATCTCGCGAGCCTGGGTTGATTTGCAAATTAGATATGGAAAAAGCCTGTGATCATGTTAACTGGAAATTCTTGCTTTACTTACTGGCAAGATATGGAGAGAAATGTCTAAAATGGGTGGATTTTTGCATTTCAACAGTCCACTTCTCTATCTTGGTGAATGGTTCACCAGTGGGTTTCTTTGACGACTCACGTGTTTTGAGACAGGGAGATCCGCTCTCTCCgttactctttctttttgtcATGGAAGCTCTCAGTAAGATGATTGAAGGTCTTGTGGAAGCGGGTCATCTCTATGGTTTCTCAGTGGGGAATGGTTCTAGTTACATTTCGCATTTGTTGTTTACTGATGACGCCCTCATATTCTCTGGAGCACACCTTGGGCACATACAATCTATGAGGGCTTTacttctttgttttgaagtgGTTTCAGGCTTGAAAGTAAATCTATCCAAGTTTGAATTGGTACCGGTGGAGAATGTTCCTGAAGTGGCGGTTCTTGTTGTTTTTTTGCAATGTAAGGTATCCTCTCTACCTTTGCAGTATCTTGGCTTACCCTTGGGTGCCTCTTTCAAATCAAAACAGATTTGGAATGTTGTGATTGAAAAGATGGAGCGCAAGTTGGCATCGTGGAAGAGGTTGTATTTATCCAAAGGTGGTAGACTCACATTGATTAAAAGTACTCTAGCTAACCTCCCCACCTATTTTATGTCTTTGTTCCCGCTTCCAGCAAAGATCGCCAATCGTCTTGAGAACTACAACGTGATTTCTTGTGGAGTGGTTGGGGGGAGGAGTTTAAATTCCATTTGGTTAATTGGTCGAAGGTGTGTACCCCGTTCTCTGGTGGTGGATTGGGGATTCGAAACTTGACAAGTTCAACCAAGCCCtattgggtaaatggttgtggcggtACCAACAAGAAAGTGAGGCTTTGTGGAAGTTGGTCATAGCTGAGCATGTTCGGGAAGCATGGGGTGGTTGGTGTTCGAATGAGGTTCGTGGTTCACATGGGGGAgctgaaagtttttttcttcaaagCATTGTTTTCTTGGGTGGGGGCCATTGTATGTAATGgactaaatgtccatgactttcttATTTCGGTTATAAACTCTAGTTAGGTATTTTTCAAGTATATGCCCTTTGTACTTGGGATTTGCCAATTACTTTGAATAAAACTACTtgattaccgatcaaaaaaataataataataatggcaAATAAGGAGAACAAAATGGCCTAATAGCATTTTAAGTAGCCCAAAATGCTACCATAGTCCAGACTtctaataaaaatgaaaatgaataaatcacaGGTTCACTCACGTCAaccaaactttcaaatagaTCACGGggatttttattgcaattgcATGAGCGAAGGTCTAGCAAGGGTCAAGCCAGCTTTCCTGTTTTGGCTCATGTTGTAAATTTGATGAAGCTAGAATCAAATGAGGTCATACGAAGTCTCTGGATTGATAAAACTCAGGAAGTTGCAAGAATTTATCTGTTCAAAATTCTCCATGAAACTGTCGGCAATTTGGTCTACATCATATCTGCTGCATCTGGAAAGAGTAATGCTTAACCTTGGAAACTTGTACCTTGGGAACGCTCAGACTTGCTACTGTTCTGCTTCGCTTTTCAGCTCGCTTTGTCCATTTAGCTGATATTTAGTTGAACTTCAGGCTGATGTCTTTGTTCTCATAGATTCTGATAGTTGCACTTAGATTTTGTTCTATGTATATGCAGCTTGGTTGTAGTGTAAGCATAGCTGTGGCAGTGATAGTTGTGTGACCTTTCTTTCTGTTTTCAGATTTTATAGCATGCACACCCCCCTTGATATTGAACATGGGTATTCTTtagctaataataataataataaaacagaaCAAAGGAAGAAtcctgtttttccttctttatacttcctatgtacttgggttgCCCTTTGcactttcaataaaattttgcctacttagaaaagaaaaatagaaatctgAACAAAGGAAGTCACATGGAACAACTTGGATGTATACTCTCAAGTCTTATTATGACGTTAACCCCAAGTTATTTCATAggcccatataaaaaatatacacataatcAAGTTTCCGTTTCTATTGATTAATTTGTACTGATATCTTAATGAATGCTGCATGATAACTCTTGTTCCTTCTCCAATTATTGTCTCTTATATTTTTGCTACTTGAATCTTAAGTTTGGGAAAATTACCTCTCAATTAGATAATTCTAGCATTGGTTTTTATGGTTGAAACTTGGTTTCTCTTTTAGTAGGAACGTTGGCCACCCTTGTGGCTGTGATTACAGCgaagttgttttgaaaaattgtataaatgagttacttatcaaaaaaaaaaaaaattgtataggaGAGTATTTCACTTAAACTATCATTGTTTGGAACAACGGTAATACGATGATAATCTTCATATTAATGCTCCTGGATCTTGTTTTGTATCAGATATCTGAATGGTTGAGTGAGCAAAGGAACCATGACCTATCCCCTAGAGACATTGCAAATCGGCTAGATTTGATCTCAAAAGTTCATGGCCTTGAAGAAGCAGAGAAGTATTTTGATAGCATCCCTGACACTTCAAGAATCACCATTCACGTATATGGTGCTATGTTAAACTGCTATGCAGAACATAAATCTTTAGATAAAGCAGAGGCCACCATGCAGAAGATGAGGGAGCTAGGTTTTCTGAAATCACCGCATTCTTATAATGTTATGTTAATTCTCTATTCTCGGATGGGTAAAACGGAGAAACTTGACAATCTAGTGCAAGAGATGGAAAATAAGGGCATTTACTGGGATATGTTCACAATTAACATTAGGTTGAATGCTTATGCAGCCACCTCTGACATTAAGGGAATAGAGAAGCTTTTAATGAAGATGGAAGCTGATCCCGAAATCACCATCAACTGGAATGCTTATGCTGTTGCAGCAAATGGATACTCAAAAGCTGGCTTGCACAAAAAGGCGATAGAAATGCTGAAGAAAGCAGAGCAACTCGTTAGCCGTAAAACATGGAAGTCTGCTTATGAAACATTCCTTACTTTATACGCAGCTATTCAGAATAAAGCGGAGGTGTATCGTATTTGGACTTTGTATGGAGGGATGGGGAAAGTCTGGAACTCGGGATATCTTAGTATGGTGAGCTCGTTAGTAAAGTTGGATGACTTGGATGGTGCTGAGAAGATTCTGGAGGAGTGGGAATCTGTAACTGCTTTCCTTGACTTTCGGATTCCACGTGTCCTGATCACtgcttattgcaagaagggtctTTTGGAAAAGGCTGAAGCATATATGGACAGGCTTAAAGGGAGAGGGATGGAGGTAGACTTAATCACATGGGATCGCCTGGCAAGTGGATATCATGCATGTGGTCAGGTGGAGAAGGCAGTGGAGGCAATGAAGCAAGCACTCTTGGCAGGTGTACCAGGATACAAGCCCAACCGTTTTATTTTGGCTGAACATCTCGAGTACTTGAAAGAGAAGGGAGATGTGGAAGCGGCAGAGGAGATTTTGAGGTTACTTAGAGAAAACTGTCATTTTTCAACTGGTATTTGTGAAAAATTACGAAGTTATATTCATGTTGAAAGTCCATCTTGTAAAAAGGCATTTGATCGTTTGAAAGAAGATGATCAGATGGAAGGGGATGATCGGTTCTGGATGGTGAGACTTCCGGAGTAATGGACCTCAAATCTGACTGTGGCGGCTGAATTATATGTAAATCCATAGAGGCACCAATCTTCTGCatttcacttttcttttctattttttttttctttttttgccttttcttttggGGCCTTTTGGCTTGAGGTTGATAGTTGTAGCCACCATAGGTGGTGgttatctttttaaattattttttaaatttaaagaacaAGTTTTTGTTGTCAAGAGTCTAATGATCTGATGGCATATAATCTAGTTTTCTAAATAGAAAATTTGAATTCGAAACCTCCCACTCCCTGTACACATTGTTTCTCAACTTCAGtctttttcatctcaaattctaaCATACTGCCTAGTCCCAATACTCTATCtacatccctgttttaaaaacTGGCTGGCCTCTCATGTATCTCTTCATGCATAAGATGGATTTCTTTCCCAAAGAAGGATCAAAGACATGTACTTTAGAAAAGTGCTTTGCTTTATAAATTTTGTGTAGTAATATGTTTTCCTCTTACAATATCCTCCAACCTATTTGGCAAGCAAAGCCATATTAAATACTCGAAGATCCTTAAATCCCAACCCTCCTCTATACTTAGAATCATACATCTTGGCCTATCTTAGCTAGTGAAATTTTCTCTCCTCCTTTTTAGTCCCTACCAAAAACTGGCCATCATAGATTCTAATTGAGAGCATAAGGAAATAAGTAGCTTGAAACAGCTCACTGCATATGTTGGGATGTATAGAACCACTGATTTAATTAAAACCTCATTGATTTCCCAATTCCAGGAGGGAGACCGAAGTACTTTTCATACTGTTTTGCTTGCCTCACCGCCCACATAGACAATCTCTTGCCAAATCCTCTGTGatgtattcttgctaaataccgTGGCAGTCTTTTCCTTCTTGCTGTAGCAGGGCTTGTaatcttttgtttatttcaggatcaactctataaaatatcacactatcatctgcaaagagtaAGTGGTTAATCCTAGGAGCACCCTTGCACGCTTGTATTCCAAGTATGTCTCTATATGGCTCAACTTTTTTCAATAGTCCAATGAGACCCTCAGGGCAGATCAGAAATAAATATGGAGACAATTGGTCACTTTGTCTTAACCCTCGAGTTGAAACAATATGTCCTATTGGTTCACCATTAATCAACacagaaaatgatgtaaatttTATGCACAACATGATCAACTGAATCCAGTTAGGTTCAAACCCCATTCTAACCATTACAGCATCAATGAAACCCCCCATTCATAATTTTATCTACCTCTTGAAAGCATAGAGgacaaagaagtagaagaattcTCAAGCCTGAAACAACCAGAGATATTGAGTGAAAATGCTATGAATATTGAGCGTAATTGTATTGTTCTTTTGTCTCATTATACTCATGGAAAATCCTATTATACTATTTTTGTTAGTATTTAATTATAAGTTTTGATTTCTATCAAGGATATTATCATAATTTGTGAAAAATCAAATGACCTTTTCTGTCATTTTTACctcaaaaagtaatttttaaatttatttttaaataaatataatatatttaaaagtgttttagacATATAGTTACTgaacagtaaataattttttaatagttgagCTTATTACTTTAACCTCTAAGTTAAAAGTTATATTACCCACCGCAATCTCAAACATACAGTAAGATGACATAACATTTAAACTATTTCATGTGATCTCTCATCTTACTTCTAGTGGTAACTTATGCATCcaataagagaaataaaagagTTACTACCAAAGGCCAAGCCTCCTCAAACTAAAAGAGTTACATTCTGCCCCATCAAAATAAAAGGTTTAAAACATGACGAAAAAATTTACTACTTAAGGATTCAAGGTATCTAATGATAGAAGATGATCAAAATCAATGTAGTTATATTGAGGACTCATCTTGGCACATTGGAAAAGTGAAATGtgaatatatacaataaaaacaaGTGTGAATGTAAAGATACTAGATGGTTAAATGCAAGCTACAATGAAAAGTATTAAATATGACTTTCACTGTAGCAAGaccatttcattttttgttattatttcatCTAATTGAACCCGACGTTTTCATCTCTaactttttagtttcttttctgCAATCAGCTTTCTCCAAGCCAAAATCATGTCGTTCAATCACGGTAAAAAAAACTCTCACCATATTGATGTAAATCTGCGGAATTGAAATCCCTTGAactcacaatcaatttgaaaacttaaccaaaaaagtcaaaatcaagtcaatggatggaagaatctagacccgcTAAGGAACTCGTTTCAATAACCTAGATtaaattaaaatctagacccgttaaaGAATCTGTCTCAAGAAcgctttgataaattcaaaagttcaataaagAACTAAAGAAGATAAACCCAACTCACAATAGACAAAATTCATAAACTTTTCAAAATGAGGCaacaaagagtatttaaaccaaaaccaaattaaaacCCTAGCCAAAATAAGTCTCCATATTCCAAAAATACCCCCGAGTGAACAATGTCGTGGCTACAGTAGTGCAGTTATAGTAACTCAGTTACAGTAACTCTCTTAAAACcctaattcatcaaaataataactttcccaacatgcccttaagtcattctcataataaactcaattattctaaactaataaaataagtcatttaaatgaattaaacaagttgaaagcCTTTAAGTGTCCAAAGCCATTAAGTCATATTGTAGCCTTCTTCCATAGCTTTAAATGAATCAAAACTAGATCTTCATCCTTCAAGCCCAtattgaatgttgggctcttgctagactcgtTCGAAGTGGATTATACCAATCTTTGTATTGCTTCCTTACTCTTCTTAACTTTCGATCTTGTGATTGTCACATCTGGAATTTGTAAAGGATCTCTAAGGCTCGATCCACCTTGATGCCCATCacatattcttcttcttttttctctccatCCTTCTTTGCCTTCACTATTGCAGACAAGAAAGATTCGGCTTCCTTCACTACCTTTTCCATCGACAATCCTTTGTCAATAGAATATCCTCCATTGGTTGCAAATTAATCTCCAAAATTAAGCCCTTTTGATGATGCCAACGAACTAGTATTTCTCTTCTCTAGTGATAAATATTTCACCTTCTACATGTTCTTTCCAtctctttctcaaattttcgTGCTCtaacattttctcttttttctttctcacatCTCTTACATATTTGGTTTCCATGATGCCAAATTTCATCCTGATTGCAATAACTATCATAGCCTAGGTAATGCCTCCCTTCATCCTAAAGACTTTTGATCGCTTCCATAGTCGGATTAaaagttttgatattattgataTTTTCCGAAATGATTAATGTGTGTTTGATTTTGGATTTATTTGATATCTTGTTCCCTCCTATATGACTTGTTAATTCTCATAGCTTGGGAAAGTTAGCTACAAGACCCAATGCCCAAACCATTTCCATTATATAGAGTTGTTATGTATTTTCTCTTGCCCTTGCTTGATTCATGAGAAAATTTGAGAGGAACatggaagtttgaaaatttttccaaaaatttttTCGATATCCTTTTTAGTTTCAGAAGACCAGAATTTCTCTAACTTTATTAGGTGTCCTAGAAAATCTTGACTGCTATAATGATATGTTTGATTTAAGAACTTAATGAGAAAGGAAATGCAGAAacgttggatttttttttaaggttgaGCTCATTTATATGTACAATTAACAATGAACCGCATTCAAGATTTTTCAAATCCGGTGGTCACTGATATGCTTAGAATCAACTATATATAGACTCAAACATTTTGGGTTTGATTCCACACCAGTTAAGAGTTTCTTTAGACTACCTGATACATGTGTTGGTTGGTAAGGTCATGAGTCATGGcttatcaaattattaaacctAGAATTGATTAAAAGAGCCATATTTGATAATgtccta
This is a stretch of genomic DNA from Carya illinoinensis cultivar Pawnee chromosome 3, C.illinoinensisPawnee_v1, whole genome shotgun sequence. It encodes these proteins:
- the LOC122303985 gene encoding pentatricopeptide repeat-containing protein At2g20710, mitochondrial-like, translating into MKLFRSNPWRGYAIPRVFGPFLYHTETVPRSAPQIDSLYHRISRAGDPRVPIVRVIDQWLEEGRDVQNSELHRFIRQLRKYRRFKHALQISEWLSEQRNHDLSPRDIANRLDLISKVHGLEEAEKYFDSIPDTSRITIHVYGAMLNCYAEHKSLDKAEATMQKMRELGFLKSPHSYNVMLILYSRMGKTEKLDNLVQEMENKGIYWDMFTINIRLNAYAATSDIKGIEKLLMKMEADPEITINWNAYAVAANGYSKAGLHKKAIEMLKKAEQLVSRKTWKSAYETFLTLYAAIQNKAEVYRIWTLYGGMGKVWNSGYLSMVSSLVKLDDLDGAEKILEEWESVTAFLDFRIPRVLITAYCKKGLLEKAEAYMDRLKGRGMEVDLITWDRLASGYHACGQVEKAVEAMKQALLAGVPGYKPNRFILAEHLEYLKEKGDVEAAEEILRLLRENCHFSTGICEKLRSYIHVESPSCKKAFDRLKEDDQMEGDDRFWMVRLPE